One genomic segment of Chitinophaga sancti includes these proteins:
- a CDS encoding long-chain fatty acid--CoA ligase, giving the protein MMHSRKDRLFDAVDYQLEKFPKEDMLAAKVNGTWTRYSTAFVREIADKFSAGLLQLGVSGNDGSAAGADKIAIISSNRPEWIFTDLAVQQTGAILVPLYPTTSTLELEFILNDAEVKYIFIGNQELYDKINSIRPQLSFLKGIYTLDEVPDASHWSAVTDMATPELLQKVQEVKAGISPQQLATIIYTSGTTGTPKGVMLSHHNIVSDAFMGKVSFPFYDDPAKKALSFLPLNHIFEKCVTYIYFYSGTSIYYAESLDTIADNLREIQPDGFTTVPRLLEKVYDKILATGNRLTGIKKTLFFWAVNLATRYDNVKSGGAWYNLQLALADKLIFSKWRAALGGKIDFIVTGGAACQEKLLRIFWAAKIPVYEGYGPTENSPVISVNTRKEVRFGTVGPVLEGLSVKLAEDGEICVKGDSVMVGYYKRPDLTAEVVKDGWLLTGDIGILQEGKYLKITDRKKELFKTSGGKYVAPQPIENKCKEDPFIEQMMVIGADRKFVSALIVPAFPYLKQWMQQQGINFTTHEAAIKEPKVLEKYNEVIEGYNSRFNHVEQVRKFALLPDEWSVEGGEMTPKMSLKRKVVLEKYKEVIEEIYNVQK; this is encoded by the coding sequence ATGATGCATTCACGTAAGGATAGGCTGTTCGATGCCGTAGATTATCAACTCGAAAAATTTCCTAAGGAAGACATGCTGGCCGCCAAGGTGAATGGCACCTGGACTCGCTACAGCACTGCTTTTGTAAGAGAAATCGCTGATAAATTCAGTGCCGGGTTACTGCAACTGGGCGTTAGTGGCAATGATGGTTCTGCTGCCGGAGCCGACAAAATTGCCATTATCAGCTCGAACCGACCAGAATGGATCTTTACCGATCTGGCCGTGCAGCAAACAGGAGCGATACTTGTACCGCTCTATCCCACCACCAGCACGCTGGAACTGGAATTTATCCTAAATGATGCCGAAGTGAAGTACATTTTCATTGGCAACCAGGAATTGTATGATAAGATCAACAGCATTCGACCGCAATTGTCGTTTCTGAAAGGGATCTATACGTTAGACGAAGTGCCTGATGCATCACATTGGTCGGCCGTCACAGATATGGCCACGCCTGAACTGCTGCAAAAAGTGCAGGAAGTGAAAGCAGGCATATCGCCCCAACAACTGGCTACTATCATCTATACATCAGGTACCACCGGTACACCAAAAGGTGTGATGCTGAGTCATCACAATATTGTGAGTGATGCCTTTATGGGCAAGGTCTCGTTCCCTTTTTATGACGATCCTGCTAAAAAAGCACTGAGCTTCCTTCCGCTGAACCATATTTTCGAGAAATGCGTCACCTATATTTACTTCTACAGTGGCACCAGCATTTACTACGCTGAAAGTCTGGATACCATCGCTGACAACCTGCGGGAAATACAACCGGACGGATTTACTACCGTACCGCGCCTTCTGGAAAAGGTATATGATAAGATCCTCGCTACCGGTAATAGATTGACCGGTATCAAAAAAACTTTATTCTTCTGGGCGGTGAACCTGGCTACCCGCTATGACAATGTCAAAAGTGGCGGCGCCTGGTACAACCTGCAACTCGCACTAGCTGATAAACTCATTTTTAGTAAATGGAGAGCTGCCCTGGGTGGTAAGATAGATTTCATCGTGACGGGTGGCGCTGCCTGCCAGGAAAAGCTGCTACGCATCTTCTGGGCGGCTAAAATACCCGTTTACGAAGGTTACGGACCTACCGAGAATAGTCCCGTGATCAGCGTAAATACCCGTAAAGAGGTCAGATTTGGTACAGTAGGTCCCGTTTTGGAAGGTCTTAGTGTGAAACTGGCAGAAGATGGGGAAATCTGCGTGAAAGGTGATTCTGTGATGGTGGGTTACTATAAAAGACCTGACCTGACCGCAGAGGTGGTAAAAGATGGCTGGTTACTGACCGGCGATATCGGTATACTTCAGGAAGGGAAATACCTGAAGATCACCGATCGTAAAAAAGAACTGTTCAAGACAAGCGGGGGTAAATATGTGGCCCCTCAGCCGATAGAAAATAAATGTAAGGAAGATCCCTTCATCGAGCAGATGATGGTGATAGGGGCAGACAGGAAGTTTGTGAGTGCCCTCATTGTGCCGGCATTTCCATACTTAAAGCAATGGATGCAGCAGCAGGGGATCAATTTTACCACCCATGAAGCGGCCATTAAGGAGCCTAAAGTGTTAGAAAAATACAATGAGGTGATAGAAGGGTATAATTCGAGGTTTAACCATGTGGAGCAGGTGAGAAAGTTTGCACTGTTGCCTGATGAGTGGAGCGTGGAAGGAGGGGAGATGACGCCCAAAATGAGTTTGAAGAGAAAAGTGGTGTTGGAAAAGTACAAAGAGGTGATAGAAGAGATCTATAATGTACAAAAGTAA